The Planococcus versutus genome contains a region encoding:
- the fabD gene encoding ACP S-malonyltransferase, whose amino-acid sequence MKTKIAFIYPGQGSQTVGMGESFLEDDTSRKFFESADQALDLDLSKLMLEGPQEQLTLTYHAQPALLTVSSMITERLIRAGIRPDYTAGHSLGEYSALVTSNVLEFPKAVNIVHKRGLFMNTAFPAGEGTMAAILGMESEELEKVTNEVTDTTGVVQLANLNCPGQIVISGTKAGVEQACLLAKERGAKRAISLDVSGPFHSELMRSASQDLAKELSVSFLLDAKVPVVSNVTAKAETNATQIQDLLVRQLYSPVLWEQSVREMIDLGVTVFVEIGPGKVLSGLVKKIDRSVKTFPVYDLESFGKAVEELGK is encoded by the coding sequence CGGAATGGGCGAGAGCTTTTTAGAAGACGACACGAGCCGTAAATTTTTCGAAAGTGCAGATCAAGCACTCGACCTAGACTTATCCAAGTTAATGCTAGAAGGTCCACAAGAACAGCTGACGTTAACGTATCATGCGCAGCCCGCTTTATTAACAGTTAGTTCAATGATTACAGAACGTTTGATTCGTGCTGGTATTCGTCCGGATTATACAGCAGGCCACAGTCTTGGCGAATATAGCGCGCTCGTAACTTCGAATGTGTTAGAATTTCCAAAAGCAGTTAATATTGTACATAAGCGTGGATTGTTTATGAATACGGCTTTTCCAGCTGGAGAAGGGACAATGGCTGCTATTCTTGGTATGGAAAGTGAAGAACTTGAAAAAGTAACAAATGAAGTGACGGACACGACAGGCGTTGTTCAACTTGCTAACTTGAATTGCCCAGGACAAATTGTTATTTCGGGTACAAAAGCAGGAGTTGAACAAGCTTGTTTACTAGCAAAAGAGCGTGGAGCTAAACGGGCCATTTCACTTGATGTCAGCGGACCATTCCACTCAGAATTGATGCGTTCGGCATCCCAAGATTTAGCGAAAGAACTGAGTGTTTCTTTCTTGTTAGATGCGAAAGTACCAGTCGTTTCAAACGTCACGGCAAAAGCAGAAACAAACGCAACTCAAATTCAAGATCTCCTCGTTCGTCAATTGTACTCTCCAGTTCTATGGGAGCAATCAGTTCGTGAAATGATTGACCTTGGTGTAACAGTGTTTGTCGAAATTGGTCCTGGAAAAGTATTGAGTGGCTTAGTGAAAAAAATTGATCGCTCAGTGAAAACTTTTCCGGTGTATGACTTAGAGTCGTTTGGAAAAGCGGTAGAGGAGTTGGGAAAATGA